Proteins encoded within one genomic window of Clostridiisalibacter paucivorans DSM 22131:
- a CDS encoding GNAT family N-acetyltransferase — translation MNIQKGEYTDIDNIVKLWGKLSDYHKVFRDYMSPSKDWNSKIEELFREDINDDNKLLLVCKENNEVVGFIRAEIKDGGGVFEDVQLGYISDIYIEEKFRGTGISEDMIKEVILWFKDKGIYNLRLNVNSQNMAAIKLYKKLGFEEVNKTMSLDF, via the coding sequence GTGAATATTCAAAAGGGAGAATATACTGATATAGATAATATAGTAAAATTATGGGGGAAGTTATCAGATTATCATAAAGTTTTTAGAGATTATATGTCACCTTCTAAGGATTGGAATAGTAAAATAGAAGAGTTGTTTCGTGAAGATATAAATGATGATAATAAGCTTCTCTTAGTATGTAAAGAAAATAATGAAGTAGTGGGATTTATAAGGGCAGAGATTAAAGATGGTGGTGGGGTATTTGAGGATGTTCAATTAGGGTATATAAGTGATATATATATAGAAGAAAAATTTAGAGGAACAGGAATTTCTGAGGATATGATAAAAGAAGTTATTTTATGGTTCAAAGATAAGGGTATATATAATTTAAGGCTTAATGTTAATTCTCAGAATATGGCTGCAATAAAACTTTATAAAAAGTTGGGTTTTGAAGAAGTCAATAAAACTATGAGTCTAGATTTTTAG
- a CDS encoding CBS domain-containing protein, translated as MLRVKDVMTKKVDFVSENSTVAEAAQKMNNLNVGSMPVCNDGGMVSGIVTDRDIVLRNVSKGDTPNNTITSVMSKGVVSVTPETDVHDAAKLMAENQVRRLPVVENNKIVGIVSIGDLAVRDIYVNEAGDALSSISEPSRPMM; from the coding sequence ATGTTGAGAGTTAAAGATGTAATGACAAAAAAAGTTGATTTTGTATCTGAAAATAGTACAGTAGCAGAAGCTGCTCAGAAGATGAATAACCTTAATGTAGGTTCTATGCCAGTGTGTAATGATGGTGGTATGGTTAGCGGTATAGTTACAGATAGGGATATAGTGCTCAGAAATGTCTCAAAGGGAGATACTCCTAATAATACGATTACCAGCGTAATGAGTAAGGGTGTAGTATCTGTTACTCCAGAAACTGATGTGCATGATGCTGCAAAACTGATGGCAGAAAATCAAGTTAGAAGATTGCCTGTTGTTGAAAACAATAAAATAGTAGGGATTGTTTCTATAGGAGATTTGGCTGTAAGGGATATTTATGTTAATGAGGCAGGAGATGCATTGTCTAGTATTTCAGAGCCTAGCAGACCTATGATGTAA
- a CDS encoding nucleoside kinase — protein sequence MNTKEHKIDIDIIGYGTFTIVKGQSLKEIVLKNMPEKKHDFLCARIDNEIVHMDKVIDVDTEVEFLDIRDKDGLRVYRRTLSFTFIKACKDLFKDCKVSIEHSLNKGLYVEVHKDPELSKKDIVDIKKKMKEIISDDMEINRERMKSEEADIIFRKQNMDDKLRLSKYRRKDIINIYNCDGYYDKFYGFIAPYTGCIKEFDLQYYNSGVIIQFPTKESGFKIPEFERHDKLAKIFKEAETWGEILDVGYVGALNDKASNGEMADIIRISEALHEKKIAYIADKICEDPKRRIILIAGPSSSGKTTFAQRLSIQLRVNGKRPVSISLDDYFVNREDTPLDENGDYDFESIEAIDIKLFNENLLGLMNGKEVELPTFNFMTGKREYLGKKLKIDKDNPVIIEGIHGLNEKLTSYIDSKYKFKIYVSALTQLNIDSHNRIPTTDNRLIRRLVRDHKYRGSDAVKTLKQWDSVRRGEEMNIFPFQEEADAMFNSALVYELSILKRYAVPLLNEVKRDSEYFAESKRLLKFLSYFKDFDGESIIPNTSIIREFIGGSCFRN from the coding sequence ATGAATACTAAAGAACATAAAATTGATATTGATATAATAGGATATGGAACATTTACTATAGTTAAAGGTCAATCTCTAAAAGAGATAGTATTAAAGAATATGCCTGAAAAGAAGCATGATTTTTTATGTGCTAGAATTGATAATGAAATAGTCCATATGGACAAAGTTATAGATGTAGATACTGAAGTTGAATTTTTAGATATTAGAGATAAAGATGGATTAAGGGTATATAGAAGGACGCTATCTTTTACATTTATAAAGGCATGCAAAGATTTATTTAAAGATTGCAAAGTATCTATAGAGCATTCGTTGAATAAAGGGTTGTATGTGGAAGTACATAAAGATCCTGAATTGAGTAAAAAAGACATAGTAGATATAAAGAAAAAAATGAAAGAAATAATATCTGATGATATGGAAATAAACAGAGAAAGAATGAAATCAGAAGAAGCAGATATTATATTTAGAAAACAAAATATGGATGATAAGTTAAGGCTGTCTAAATATAGAAGAAAAGATATTATTAATATCTATAATTGTGATGGATATTATGATAAATTTTATGGATTTATAGCTCCATATACTGGATGTATAAAAGAGTTTGATCTACAATATTATAACTCAGGGGTAATAATACAATTTCCTACTAAAGAGAGTGGATTTAAGATACCAGAATTTGAAAGACATGATAAATTAGCAAAGATATTTAAAGAGGCTGAAACATGGGGAGAAATATTAGATGTAGGATATGTAGGAGCATTAAATGATAAAGCTAGTAACGGGGAAATGGCCGATATAATAAGGATATCTGAGGCCCTTCATGAGAAAAAAATTGCATATATTGCCGATAAAATATGTGAAGATCCTAAAAGAAGGATAATTTTAATAGCAGGACCTTCATCATCAGGTAAGACTACTTTTGCTCAAAGATTGTCAATACAACTTAGGGTGAATGGTAAAAGACCAGTTTCTATATCTTTAGATGATTATTTTGTAAATAGAGAAGATACTCCTTTAGATGAAAATGGTGATTACGATTTTGAATCCATAGAAGCCATAGATATTAAATTGTTTAATGAAAATTTATTAGGGCTTATGAATGGCAAAGAAGTAGAGCTTCCTACATTTAATTTTATGACAGGAAAAAGGGAATACTTAGGTAAGAAATTAAAAATAGATAAAGATAATCCTGTGATAATTGAGGGAATACATGGATTAAATGAAAAATTGACTTCGTATATAGATTCAAAATACAAATTCAAAATATATGTAAGTGCCCTTACTCAGCTTAATATAGATAGTCACAATAGAATACCTACCACAGATAATAGACTTATAAGGAGACTTGTTAGGGACCATAAATATAGGGGCAGCGATGCTGTAAAGACATTAAAACAATGGGATTCAGTAAGACGGGGAGAGGAGATGAATATATTTCCATTTCAAGAGGAAGCTGATGCTATGTTTAATTCTGCCCTTGTCTATGAACTATCTATATTAAAAAGATATGCAGTACCTCTATTAAATGAAGTAAAAAGGGATAGTGAATATTTTGCTGAGAGTAAGAGATTGTTGAAGTTCTTGAGCTATTTTAAAGATTTTGATGGAGAAAGCATAATTCCCAATACCTCAATAATAAGGGAGTTTATAGGAGGAAGTTGCTTTAGAAATTGA